In Paenibacillus protaetiae, the genomic stretch ATCGTATACGGCATGCCGCGCTGCGCGATTGAAAACGGATCGGCCAAAACCGTGCTTCCGCTGCAGCAAATTGCCTCAAATCTAGTTTCTAGCGTTACTCAATAGTCGGATCCCGACTACTCTATCAGGAGGTGCATGAATGATGGACATGAACGCATATCTGTCGATGTTTATCGATGAATCCAATGATCATTTGCAGGCGCTGAACGAAAACCTGCTGCAGCTGGAGGGCAATCCGGAGGATATTAGCATTGTACAGACGATTTTCCGGTCAGCCCATACGTTAAAAGGGATGTCTGCCACGATGGGGTTTGAGGATCTGGCATCGCTTACGCATGAAATGGAAAATGTGCTTGATTTGGTACGCAACAGCAAGTTAAAAATGGACGATTTTATTTTCGACACGTTATTTAAAGGACTGGATGCCCTAGAGGCGATGGTTCAAGATATCGTCAACGGCGGCACCGGCAAAGCGGATGTGCAAACCATTGTAACAGCGCTTGTCTCTATCGTAAAAGGGGACTATGCCAAAGGAGGACAAGCTCCGCAGCCTGCTGCTGCGGCCTCAGTCCAACCAGCCGCTGCAGCAGCGGCTTCGGCTTCCTATATGCTGGACGAATTCCAAGCTTCGATTTTGGAACAGTCGATTCAAAGCGGGCATCAAGTCTACCATGTCGTTGTCACCGTCCGTGAAGATTGCATGCTGAAAGCGGCCAGAGCGTATATGGTGTTCGATCTGATTGAACAAAACGGTGAAATTGTCAAATCGGATCCTTCCGTGCAGGATTTGGAGCAGGGCAGCTTCGAGCAGGCATTTTCGATCTTTACGATATGCAATTTGGCAGCGGACGAGCTGCAAAAGCGGATTTCGGATATTTCGGAAATCGAGCAGGTACAGGTGACCTCGCTTGATCTGGAATCGTTAAAGCTGATGACGGCTAAACAGCAGCAGACGGCTGCCGCAGGATCGCAAGCACCTGTCCAAACGGAACAAGCCGCCGCCGCAGGAGCTGCGCGGGAGGAAGCGGCGCGCCAAGTGGCTGCCGGACGGAATCAGGCTGCAGCGGGCGGGGCTGCAGCAGTATCCAAAACGATCCGCGTGGATATTGAACGGCTGGACACGCTTATGAACCTGTTCAGCGAGCTGCTCATTGACAGGGGCCGCTTGGAACAATTGGCAAGTGAAGTGAAACGGTCGGAATTGACGGAAACCGTTGAGCATATGTCACGGGTCAGCAACGACCTTCAAAATATTGTGCTGAAGCTTCGCATGGTGCCGGTAGAGTCGGTATTTAACCGGTTCCCGCGCATGGTGCGCGACCTTGCGAAATCGCTTGATAAAAAAATCGATCTGATCATTACGGGGGCTGATACAGAGCTTGACCGTACTGTAATTGATGAAATCGGCGATCCGCTGGTCCACTTGCTGCGCAATTCCGTCGACCACGGCGTTGAAACCGTCGATAAGCGGCTGGCCGCAGGCAAGCCGGAAACCGGTACGGTTCATCTTCGCGCCTACCACAGCGGCAACCATGTCTTTATTGAGGTGGAAGACGACGGCGGCGGCATCAATCGCGAGAGGGTGCTGCAAAAGGCGCTCGCGAACAAGGTCGTATCCGAAGATCAAGCCAAAAAAATGAGCGCCGACGAAATCAATATGCTGATCTTTGCTCCTGGCTTCAGCACGGCAGAAGTCATTTCGGATATTTCCGGACGCGGCGTCGGCCTTGATGTAGTCAAATCGAAGATCACTTCGCTGGGCGGCAATGTCTCGATTGAATCGGAATACGGCAAAGGAACCAAATTCTCCGTACAGCTGCCGCTTACGCTTTCGATCATTACCGCTATGCTGATCAAGCTGGGCTCGGAGAAATATGCGATTCCGCTTTCATCCATCGTGGAAACCGGCATTATCCGCCAGGAAAATGTATTGAATGTGCACGGTTCCAAAATGGTAGAGTTCCGTAACACGGTTATTCCGCTAGTTTCGTTAAGCCGTGTGCTGGATGCGCTGGACTTTAACGAAACCGAAGAAGACGAAACGGAAATTATCGTGATCCGCAAAGGGGAGAAGCTGGCTGCCGTAATGGTCGACCAGTTTATCGGCCAGAAAGAAATTGTATTGAAATCTATGGGCAATTATTTGAAAAATGTCGATAAAATTTCCGGCGCAACCATTCTTGGCGACGGTCAGGTAGCTCTTATTATTGATCCAAGCTCGCTTATCAAATAGAGCAAGCGGGCTGGAGTGGAACCTATGGCAGGCATGATTCCTATAAGGCTAAATCATTTCTTAATTTCTCGGGAGGGTACGGAATATGGCGGAAGAGGTAAAAGTTATCGTATTTGCGCTGGCAGACGAAGAGTATGGCATTGAAGTGGACAAGGTTCGCACCATTGAAAGAATGATGCCGATTACGCGCGTTCCGAAAACACCGGCTTTTGTAAAAGGAGTAATCAATCTTCGCGGCATTGTGGTCCCGGTCATTGATCTTCGCGGCCGTTTTCAGCTGCAAGAGACGGAACCGACGGATAACTCCCGCATTATTGTAGTTGCCGTTAACGAAATGGAAGTTGGTTTTATCGTAGATTCGGCCAACGACGTTATTGATATTGATACGGATACGATTGATTCTCCGCCGGAAGTCGTGGGCGGCATTAAAGCGAAATATTTGCACGGCATAGCCAAAATCGGCGATAACCGGCTGCTTATTATGCTGAATTTGTCCGAAGTATTAAACCGGAATGAAATTATTCAGCTTGAGCAGCTTGAGGTATAACGGTGAGTGTATTTAGCCGTTTCGAAGCTTTTGAATTTGATGTGCTCCGAGAAGTGGGGAATATCGGGGCCGGCCATGCGGCGACGGCATTGTCGCACCTGCTGAATAAACCGGTTGATATGTCGGTGCCGCGCGCAAGCTTGCTGGCGTTCGAACGTATCGCGGATTATGTAGGCGGCCCCGAGCAGGTCGTTACCGCCATTTATTTGCGGGTGGAAGGCGATGCTCCCGGCAACCTGTTTTTCATTATCGACGAGCATTCCGCTAACCGGATGCTGTGCCAGCTGCTTGGAATGGAACCGGTTCAGGGAGCTTTTTCAGAGCTGGAGCTTTCGGCGCTATGCGAAGTAGGCAATATTTTGGCCGGCTCTTACCTATCATCGCTGGCAGATTTGACCCGGCTGAATATGATGCCGACAGTCCCTTCCATCACGATGGACATGGCCGGAGCGATCCTCAGCTACGGCGTCATGCTTTACGGGGAAATGGGCGATTCCGCTTTGCTGATCGAAACGTCATTTTTGGAAGGCGGAGAATCGCTCGACGGACATTTTTTCTTTATTCCCGATCCGGAATCATTTACTCAAATATTTGAGGCGCTGGGAGTGCCCGTATCATGATGCAGCAGCATTTGGTCAAAGTTGGAATGGCAGATTTGAATATTGCTTGGGAAGGCGCCATCTTGCGGACAACGGGGCTTGGCTCATGCGTAGGACTTACATTATATGATCCCGTCAAAAAGATTGCCGGTATGGCCCACATCATGCTGCCATCTTCAGACATTGCCAGAGAAACTGCTTTCAATAAAGCCAAATATGCGGATACCGCATTGCCGGAACTGATTGAGCGGATGAAGGAAGCGGGAGCTTGCCCGTCAAGGCTGCAGGCCAAAATGGCTGGCGGCGCGCAAATGTTTGCGTTCGCCGGCCAAGCGGATGCGATGCGGATCGGATTACGCAATGCGGAGTCGTGCAGCCGGATGCTTGAAGCGTGGTCCATTCCTGTCGTCGGGCAGGATACTGGCGGCAACTACGGCAGAACGATTGAAATTGACAGCAGCAACGGTGTGCTAGCCATTCGCAGCGTGCCGTTCGGGACAAAGGAGATTTAAGATGCTTGGAACATGGCGATGGAATGTAATGCTGGGCATCATTGGCCCGGTTTTGACGATATTGTTTTCAATTGGGCGCAATCCGCTTCCGGTTATAGGGATGCGGAGCGGGTACGCATTCGTCGCCTTTTTCCTGCTCGCTTACGTTTTGCGGTTTGTTCTGGCGATCATATTGAAGCCCGCTGATTTGCAGGACAAGCCTGCCGGAGAGACGGCTGCAGGAATGAAAGTCGATTTAAGCACGCCGGACGAAAGCGATGATTTGAACGAACTGCTTAAATCCGGCTTGGAGGCAGCAGCTTCGGGCAGTCCCGGTACAAGCCGGGAAGAACAGCAGGCTTTGTTTAAGCCGCTGAATCCGCAAAAGCTGGTAATGGCTCAAAACCAGAATCCTGAGGAACTGGCTAAAGCTGTGCGTCATCTGACAGGGAGGTGAGGACGATGGTCGTATCGAAAATGCCGCAGACCACCATGCAATTGTGGCAGGCATGGAAGGACGAAAGGGATGTTGAAGCGAAGAAGCAGCTCATTGAACAATATTTGCCGCTTGTTGATTATGTCACAAACCGGATGGCAATCGGCCTCCCTAAAACCGTTTCGAAAGATGATTTGAGCAGCAACGGCGTAATGGGGTTAATCGACGCCATAGAAAAATTCGACTATTGCAGAGGCAACCAATTCGAAACCTATGCTTCATGGCGGATCCGCGGAGCGATTATTGACGGGTTAAGACAAGGCGACTGGGTGCCGCGCTCCGTAAGGGAAAAGGCGAAAAAAGTAGAAGAAGCGTATCAGGTGCTGGAGCAAAAATATATGCGGTCCGTCACGGATTCCGAAATTAGCAGCTATTTGAATATAAGCGAAAAAGATTTTACAACAATGCTGCAGGAAATCGCCGTCACTACGATATGTTCGCTGGAAGATCCGATCCGGGAGGAAGAATCCGAGACTAGATTGTCTCTTCTTGTAGATGAAAAGGCCAAAAATCCGGATTACAAGGTCCACGAGTTTTATTTGAAGGAATCGCTTGTGCAGGGCATTAAAAAATTGACAGAGAAGGAACGGATCGTGATCTCTTTGTTCTATTACGAAGAGCTGTCGCTGAGCGAAATCGCCGATGTCATGTCGCTGTCGCCGTCACGAATCTCGCAGCTTCATTCGAAAGCTATTTTGCGCTTGCGCGGAGCTTTAGCTAAACATAAAGACCAACTTTTGCAGCATTAGAAGGGAGGAAGTCGGGTGGAAGATCAACATTTGGAGTCTTACCTGCGTATTCAGATTTCAGCCGATAAGCTGACTGCATTCTTAATGTTCACCCGCATTTCCGATGACTTTGCCTGCACGCCGGAGCAGCTGGAGCGCTTTGTACGCAGCAAAGGGGTTGTTTATGGCATTAATCAGGCGGCCATTTATAAAATTTGCGCAGATCCGGTATTGTACTGCAAAGAGCAAACGGTTATTGCAACGGGTGAGGATGCCAAACCGGGAGCTGACGGTTATGTCAGATTCCTTTATGATATGGATCAAGCTGAACGCCGTCCTGCGGAGATGCAGGACGGCAAAGTTGATTTAAAAGAGATTAGCCAGCTCCGCAACGTGAAACGCGGCCAGCTGATTGCGGAGCGTGTGGAGCCGAAGCCCGGACCGCCTGGAAAGCTTGTAACAGGAGAGCAGATTCCATCCAGGCTGGGCAAAACCGCTTATTTCAAAATCGGCAAAAATGTCGTTTGCAACGCGGAACAAACCGGACTTTATTCGACGATCGACGGTCTGATTACCTTAACGGACCGGGACAAAATTAATGTATTCCCGGTCTATGAAGTGAACGGAGACGTCGATTACCGGGTCGGCAATATCGACTTTGTCGGCACCGTCGTCATTCGCGGCAATGTGTTAAGCGGATTCCGGGTGAAAGCCGCAGGCGACATCCGGGTCATCGGCGGCGTCGAGGGCGCCGACATTGAGGCGGACGGGTCGATCGAAGTGACCGGCGGCATTTTGGCAGGGAATAAAGGGCTTGTGAAAGCCGGGAAAAATGTGAAAAGTTCCTTTATACAAGACGCTAATGTGGTAGCAGGCGACGAGGTGCTGGTTACGCAAAGCATCATGCACTCTAACGTGCGTGCAGGTAAGCAGGTTGTTTGCTCGGGGCGAAAGGACTGATCGTTGGCGGCATTATTCAAGCCGGCGAAACGATAACAGCACGTACGGCAGGCAATACGATGTCGACGGCTACGACGCTGGAGGTTGGCGTAAAGCCGGAGCTTCGTACTGAGTTAATGGAGCAGCGCAGCCTGGTCAAGCAGTTAAATGAATCGCTTGATAAAACAGACAAAGCGCTTGTCATACTGGATCAGCTCGCTGCCGCCGGCAAGCTCACTCCGGACCGGATGGGCATGCGTGCCCAGCTGGCCGTTACTAAACGCCAGTCTGCAAGCCAGATTGATAATGCCAAGGAGCGGATTCTTGAAATTGAAAAATCGCTGGAGGATACGGAACACGCCAAAGTGAACATTGTAAATATGATCTATGGCGGCACGAAGGTTGTAATCGGACGTTATACCCGATTCGTCAAAGATCCGCTCCAGCGTGTTTCTTTTGCTTATCTGGATGGCGATATTTCAACCGTCGCTTATCGGAACTAACTTGCTGCAATGCCCGTTTGAACCATTTCGCTGGTGAAGGGGGAGGCGCATTTGACTTATCAGCCAATTGATCTGCAGTTATCTATACCTCGCACGCCTGAACAAGGCAGTGTACAAGCACAGGCCGTTCACCGTTCGGTTGCGGAGCAGCAGCAGCTGGCTGCGCAGACCGGGAAAGAAACGGAGCGGCTCCGCACAAGCAGCACGCCTGTTGAACAATCCGGAAACACGCATATTCGCAGCGGCGAAGAACGCCAGAAGCAGGCGGCCAGGCCGCTGGACAAGCGGACTGCCAAAAATGCGGGAGCGGAAGAGGAAGAGAAACCCGCTCATCCTTTTAAGGGACATCATATTGATATTTCGCTGTAGCTGTACATTGGGGTCGGAACCGGCTGCAGCAGCCTGTTCGCTATTTTAGTTTCTTCATTAGAATAGATGATATTCGCACGGCCGGGGATTGCCGACCGAACCCGATGGAACGTAAGCCTTAAAGGAGAGACAAAAAAGCATGTGGCAATACATTGCTTTGCTGGGAGCAGTTATCGCAATTGCGGCACTCATTATGCCGCGGAACAAGAATGAAACGGCCGTTTCGGCCAAACCGCTGCAAAAAATGGAGCTTGCCTTCGAGCAGTTCATGGAGAATATGGAGCTCGATATTGAAGAAATGAGCAGCCTGGCTGCTGAAGCGCATCGGCAGACGAATGAAAGGCTGGATGCGCAGCACCGCAAAATCGTCGAGCTGGAGCAGCAGCTGGCGGAACTTCGCTTGTCTTCTCCGGCGGCTGACTGTCCGCCCGCGGCCAGCACAACAGGCTCTGCGCCTGCATGGGCTGAGGGTACTGCGCAAGGCGCGGGCGTGATTGCCGCAGCTGCAGAAGCTGCCGCTGCGGCTTCCGTGGCCGTTTCAGCTGCAAGCGGAGCTGGCGACACGGCTCCGGACGTTGATGAGCAGCCAAGTCCGTCCGCTGCGGAGACGCATGCTGATGCTTCTGCAAGCGGTACGATTCAAGCGCGGTATGAACAGCTGATTCAGCTTTATAAGGAAGGCAAATCGATCGAAGCGATTGCCAAACGGCTGCAGATGAACAAAGGGGAAGTGCAGCTGATTTTGCAGCTGGCCAAGCAGGAGGCGGCCGCCCATGCTTAGAAACCGGAGTTTTGTGCTGGGAGCGGGCATCGGCATCATTTGCGGAGCGCTGCTGCTGCAGCTGATGCTTGTTGGACAAGACCGTATAAAGACGGATGCTGATGCTGATACAAGCGGTACTGGGGAAGCGATGTACTCGCAATCCGAAGTGGACGCGATGATTGCCGCGGAAAAGGATTCGTGGGCGCTAAACCATGCCGAAGGTAACACGCCGGCCGCTTCTTCAAGCCCAGCGCAGCAACAGGGAACGGCGGCTCCTTCGTCCGGGGAGCCGGAAAAACCCGCGGAGCAGCAGCAGGCGCCGGCGCAGCCGAAACCCGAGGATAACGGCAGCCAGCAGGAAGTTGCTGCAGACGGATCCAAGCAAGCGGGCTTGCGGATTATACGGATCGAGAACGGTATGGGCTTGGAGCAGGCTGGAAGCTTGCTGCAGAAGGAAGGGCTCGTTGCACAGCCTGATGATTTTGTCCGCCAGATGAAAAAAAGCGGAAAGAAGGCGCGTGCCGGTTATTTTCTAATTGCCGGCCAGCCGACGCTGGAGGAAATCGCGGATATCGTGTCCAGCGCGCCGCTTAGTTCCGCGCAAAAGAATTTGCTGGACAAGCAGCTCGCCCGGCAGGCCGAGTAAGCTGCAAACAAATGAGAACAGCCGGACATCGCGTTGTTGCACTGCGTATGCAGTTATGGTATATTAATTGACGGTGTTAAAAACACACGCCCCGTCAATTCCGTTAACGGTGCTTCCGAATCGGGAGTTTTAACGGAAGATGCGACAGGCGGAGGCTAAATCCAAAACCATTACAGGAGGTGTTGAAGAAATGGCGGTTATTTCCATGAAACAGCTTCTCGAAGCTGGGGTACACTTCGGTCACCAGACTCGTCGCTGGAACCCTAAGATGGATCGTTATATCTTCACAGAAAGAAACGGAATTTACATCATCGATTTGCAAAAAACGGTTAAAAAAGTGGAAGAAGCTTATAACTTCGTTCGCTCCGTTGCAGCGGAAGGCGGCACTGTTCTTTTCGTAGGTACGAAAAAACAAGCGCAAGACTCCGTTAAAGAAGAAGCGGAACGTTGCGGCAATTTCTACATCAACCAACGTTGGCTCGGCGGCACGCTGACTAACTTCCAAACGATTCAAAAACGTATTGATCGTCTGCGTCAAATCGAAACTTGGGAAGAAGACGGCACGTTCGAAGTTTTGCCGAAGAAAGAAGTTATCATTCTTCGCAAAGAGAAAGATCGTCTCGAGAAATTCCTCGGCGGCATCAAAGGCATGAAAGGCCTGCCTAGCGCGCTGTTCATCATCGATCCTCGCAAAGAGCGTATCGCTGTTGCGGAAGCTCGCAAGCTTGGTATCCCAATCGTAGGTATCGTTGATACGAACTGCGATCCGGACGAAATCGATTATGTAATCCCAGGCAACGACGACGCTATCCGCGCTGTTAAATTGCTGACTTCCAAAATGGCTGATGCCATTGTTGAAGCAAACCAAGGCGAACAAACGACTGCATAATACATGCTCGGTGAGCCTATAAAGGGTGGTCAGATGGTGAAAGCCTCTCACCGCCCTTTTTTTGAACATAAAAGCGGGAAACGAACGTCTCTCGCGCAACGGTGATTATAATAACGAAATACCGAAATCCAGGAGGGTTTAATATGGCAGTTAGCGCTAGCGCAGTAAAAGAACTTCGTGAAAGAACAGGAGCAGGAATGCTCGATTGCAAAAAAGCACTGGAAGAAACAAACGGCGACATCACGAAAGCAATTGAATTCCTTCGTGAAAAAGGTCTGTCCGCAGCAGCAAACAAAGCCGGCCGTATCGCTACGGAAGGCGTAATCGAGTCCTACATCCATGCAGGCGGCCGTATCGGCGTTCTGGTTGAAATCAACTGCGAAACCGACTTCGTTGCTAAAACCGATCAATTCAAATCTTTTGCTAAAGACATCGCTATGCAAATCGCGGCAGCAAGCCCTAAATATGTTCGCCGTGAAGAAGTTCCTGCTGAAGAGCTGGACAAAGAACGCGAAATCTTGAAAGCACAAGCATTGAACGAAGGCAAACCTGCCAACATCGTTGAAAAAATGGTTGAAGGCCGTCTGGCTAAATACTATGAAGAATATTGCCTGCTTGAGCAACAATTCGTAAAAGATCCGGACAAAAAAATCTCGGCTCTTCTGAACGAAAAAATCAGCTCGATCGGCGAAAACATTTCGATCCGTCGTTTTGTTCGTTATGAACTGGGCGAAGGTCTCGAGAAGAAACAAGATAACTTCGTTGAAGAAGTTATGGCACAAGCTAAGCTGTAAACCGAACGCACAGGCGGGGCGGCACTTCCGCCCCGCCTTCTTTGTAGCCTTTTTTCTTTGACACTCGTATGTTAGGCAGAACAATTTGAAATAGGCCCTTTCCGACTAGGGGCATGATGGAGGTATGAATGTTGGAGAGGCCAGTTTATAAACGCATTGTACTTAAAGTGAGCGGTGAATCCCTTTCGGGTAACGCAGGTTACGGCATTGAAGCTTCGATGATTTCTTCGATCGCGGAACAAGTGAAGGAAGTTGTTGCACTTGGCGTTGAAGTGGCAATCGTCGTTGGCGGAGGCAACATCTGGCGCGGTATTGCAGGTACAGCAAAAGGCATCGATCGGGCTACCGCCGATTACATGGGCATGCTGGCAACGGTTATGAACTCGCTGGCGCTGCAGGATGCGCTGGAGCAGATTGAAGTTCCGACCCGCGTCCAAACGTCGATCGCCATGCAGCAAATCGCAGAGCCTTACATTCGCCGCCGCGCGATTCGCCATCTGGAAAAAGGCCGCGTCGTTATTTTTGCAGCCGGCACAGGCAATCCGTTTTTCTCCACGGATACAACCGCCGCGCTTCGTGCAGCAGAAATCGAAGCGGAAGTTATACTTATGGCCAAGAACAAAGTGGACGGCGTTTATTCCGCCGATCCGTTTAAAGATAGCAGCGCTGTGAAGTTTGAAGAGCTGACTTATTTGGATGTCCTGAACAAAAACTTGGGCGTTATGGACTCTACCGCGTCTTCGTTGTGCATGGACAACAACATTCCGCTTGTGGTGTTCTCCATTACGGAACAGGGCAACATTAAACGTGTAGTGCTTGGTGAAAAAATCGGAACGATCGTGAAAGGAAGTGCGAAGTAGTGCCACAAGCTGTGAAGAAAAACGCTGAAGAACGGATGGACAAAGCTATTGCAGCTTTGAAACGCGAGCTTGCAACGCTGCGTGCAGGACGCGCGACACCAGCTCTGCTGGACCGTGTTCAAGCTGAATACTATGGCGCCGTTACACCGCTTAACCAACTTGCGAATATCAATACGCCGGACTCCCGTACGCTCATGATTCAGCCGTGGGATAAATCGTCTATTGGTGCTATCGAGAAAGCGATTCTCAAGTCGGATTTGGGGCTTACCCCGTCCAATGACGGTTCCGCGATCCGTATTTCGATTCCTCCGCTGACAGAGGAGCGCCGCCAGGAGCTTGTTAAGCTGACGAAGAAATTTGGCGAAGAAGCGAAAGTAGCTATCCGGAACATTCGCCGCGATGCGAATGACGATATTAAAAAGCTGGAAAAAGAATCGATTTCGGAAGATGAATCGCGCCGCCACCAGGAAGATATCCAGAAGGTTACGGACCGTTTTATTGCAGAAGTTGAAAAAGTATTGAGCGCTAAAGAAAAAGAAATTATGGAAGTCTAAATGCAAGCAAGCCCCTCCTCAGCCAGGTGGGGTTTGGTTTTTGAAATCCGTGCAGGAGGAACGAAGATGATCAAGCGACTTTTAGGGAAACTTGACAGGTCATCCAAGAAGCCTGTTGACCTGGAGCGCACGGACAATGTTCCAAGGCATGTGGCCATTATTATGGACGGTAACGGCCGATGGGCGAAAAAGCGGGGATTGCCTCGAATAGCAGGGCACCATTCCGGTATGAAAGCAGTCAAACGGGTAACACTGGCAGCTAAAGCGGCCGGTGTGGAATATTTGACGCTGTACGCATTTTCAACGGAAAATTGGAAACGTCCAAAAGAAGAAGTCGATTATTTAATGAAGCTTCCAATGGAGTTTTTGGAGCTGGAACTGGCAGATCTGATCCGCAACAATGTTCAGGTCAGAATGATGGGCTATACGAATGAACTTCCAAAGCAGACGCTAAACGCACTGGAGGACGCTGTCCGGAAGACGGCCAGCAATACAGGCTTAATCCTTAATTTTGCCTTGAATTACGGAAGCCGCAGAGAAATGATGGAGGCTGTTAAGCAAATTGCGGACGATGTGCAGGCAGGCAAACTGGACTGTAATCAGATTGATGA encodes the following:
- the pyrH gene encoding UMP kinase; the protein is MERPVYKRIVLKVSGESLSGNAGYGIEASMISSIAEQVKEVVALGVEVAIVVGGGNIWRGIAGTAKGIDRATADYMGMLATVMNSLALQDALEQIEVPTRVQTSIAMQQIAEPYIRRRAIRHLEKGRVVIFAAGTGNPFFSTDTTAALRAAEIEAEVILMAKNKVDGVYSADPFKDSSAVKFEELTYLDVLNKNLGVMDSTASSLCMDNNIPLVVFSITEQGNIKRVVLGEKIGTIVKGSAK
- a CDS encoding chemotaxis protein CheA; its protein translation is MDMNAYLSMFIDESNDHLQALNENLLQLEGNPEDISIVQTIFRSAHTLKGMSATMGFEDLASLTHEMENVLDLVRNSKLKMDDFIFDTLFKGLDALEAMVQDIVNGGTGKADVQTIVTALVSIVKGDYAKGGQAPQPAAAASVQPAAAAAASASYMLDEFQASILEQSIQSGHQVYHVVVTVREDCMLKAARAYMVFDLIEQNGEIVKSDPSVQDLEQGSFEQAFSIFTICNLAADELQKRISDISEIEQVQVTSLDLESLKLMTAKQQQTAAAGSQAPVQTEQAAAAGAAREEAARQVAAGRNQAAAGGAAAVSKTIRVDIERLDTLMNLFSELLIDRGRLEQLASEVKRSELTETVEHMSRVSNDLQNIVLKLRMVPVESVFNRFPRMVRDLAKSLDKKIDLIITGADTELDRTVIDEIGDPLVHLLRNSVDHGVETVDKRLAAGKPETGTVHLRAYHSGNHVFIEVEDDGGGINRERVLQKALANKVVSEDQAKKMSADEINMLIFAPGFSTAEVISDISGRGVGLDVVKSKITSLGGNVSIESEYGKGTKFSVQLPLTLSIITAMLIKLGSEKYAIPLSSIVETGIIRQENVLNVHGSKMVEFRNTVIPLVSLSRVLDALDFNETEEDETEIIVIRKGEKLAAVMVDQFIGQKEIVLKSMGNYLKNVDKISGATILGDGQVALIIDPSSLIK
- a CDS encoding chemotaxis protein CheD is translated as MMMQQHLVKVGMADLNIAWEGAILRTTGLGSCVGLTLYDPVKKIAGMAHIMLPSSDIARETAFNKAKYADTALPELIERMKEAGACPSRLQAKMAGGAQMFAFAGQADAMRIGLRNAESCSRMLEAWSIPVVGQDTGGNYGRTIEIDSSNGVLAIRSVPFGTKEI
- a CDS encoding DUF6115 domain-containing protein — its product is MWQYIALLGAVIAIAALIMPRNKNETAVSAKPLQKMELAFEQFMENMELDIEEMSSLAAEAHRQTNERLDAQHRKIVELEQQLAELRLSSPAADCPPAASTTGSAPAWAEGTAQGAGVIAAAAEAAAAASVAVSAASGAGDTAPDVDEQPSPSAAETHADASASGTIQARYEQLIQLYKEGKSIEAIAKRLQMNKGEVQLILQLAKQEAAAHA
- a CDS encoding chemotaxis protein CheC; translation: MSVFSRFEAFEFDVLREVGNIGAGHAATALSHLLNKPVDMSVPRASLLAFERIADYVGGPEQVVTAIYLRVEGDAPGNLFFIIDEHSANRMLCQLLGMEPVQGAFSELELSALCEVGNILAGSYLSSLADLTRLNMMPTVPSITMDMAGAILSYGVMLYGEMGDSALLIETSFLEGGESLDGHFFFIPDPESFTQIFEALGVPVS
- the frr gene encoding ribosome recycling factor, giving the protein MPQAVKKNAEERMDKAIAALKRELATLRAGRATPALLDRVQAEYYGAVTPLNQLANINTPDSRTLMIQPWDKSSIGAIEKAILKSDLGLTPSNDGSAIRISIPPLTEERRQELVKLTKKFGEEAKVAIRNIRRDANDDIKKLEKESISEDESRRHQEDIQKVTDRFIAEVEKVLSAKEKEIMEV
- a CDS encoding FliA/WhiG family RNA polymerase sigma factor — encoded protein: MPQTTMQLWQAWKDERDVEAKKQLIEQYLPLVDYVTNRMAIGLPKTVSKDDLSSNGVMGLIDAIEKFDYCRGNQFETYASWRIRGAIIDGLRQGDWVPRSVREKAKKVEEAYQVLEQKYMRSVTDSEISSYLNISEKDFTTMLQEIAVTTICSLEDPIREEESETRLSLLVDEKAKNPDYKVHEFYLKESLVQGIKKLTEKERIVISLFYYEELSLSEIADVMSLSPSRISQLHSKAILRLRGALAKHKDQLLQH
- a CDS encoding isoprenyl transferase, yielding MIKRLLGKLDRSSKKPVDLERTDNVPRHVAIIMDGNGRWAKKRGLPRIAGHHSGMKAVKRVTLAAKAAGVEYLTLYAFSTENWKRPKEEVDYLMKLPMEFLELELADLIRNNVQVRMMGYTNELPKQTLNALEDAVRKTASNTGLILNFALNYGSRREMMEAVKQIADDVQAGKLDCNQIDEQLMSTRLLSGDLPDPDLLIRTSGEIRLSNFMLWQLAYSEMWFTEVYWPEFSEEHFHEALMEYKRRARRYGGL
- the tsf gene encoding translation elongation factor Ts; amino-acid sequence: MAVSASAVKELRERTGAGMLDCKKALEETNGDITKAIEFLREKGLSAAANKAGRIATEGVIESYIHAGGRIGVLVEINCETDFVAKTDQFKSFAKDIAMQIAAASPKYVRREEVPAEELDKEREILKAQALNEGKPANIVEKMVEGRLAKYYEEYCLLEQQFVKDPDKKISALLNEKISSIGENISIRRFVRYELGEGLEKKQDNFVEEVMAQAKL
- the rpsB gene encoding 30S ribosomal protein S2, which codes for MAVISMKQLLEAGVHFGHQTRRWNPKMDRYIFTERNGIYIIDLQKTVKKVEEAYNFVRSVAAEGGTVLFVGTKKQAQDSVKEEAERCGNFYINQRWLGGTLTNFQTIQKRIDRLRQIETWEEDGTFEVLPKKEVIILRKEKDRLEKFLGGIKGMKGLPSALFIIDPRKERIAVAEARKLGIPIVGIVDTNCDPDEIDYVIPGNDDAIRAVKLLTSKMADAIVEANQGEQTTA
- a CDS encoding chemotaxis protein CheW yields the protein MAEEVKVIVFALADEEYGIEVDKVRTIERMMPITRVPKTPAFVKGVINLRGIVVPVIDLRGRFQLQETEPTDNSRIIVVAVNEMEVGFIVDSANDVIDIDTDTIDSPPEVVGGIKAKYLHGIAKIGDNRLLIMLNLSEVLNRNEIIQLEQLEV